GCATTCTAGAAACGTTAAATGGCGGTGCGGCTATGAATCCTTCGATAGCGTTAAAAACATTGAAACTACTCAGAAATCCGGTTGATTTTGAACAAAAATGCGATGATGAAATTAAATTGACCACCAGAGAAGTAGAAGTTTTAGAGCAACTCAGCAAAGGGTTAAATTACAACATCATTGCCGATAATCTTTTCCTGTCGCCTTCTACGGTTAGAAAACATATCGAAAATATTTATACCAAACTGCAAGTGCACAACAAACTGGAAGCCATTCAAAAAGCCAAAAACAACAATTTGATTTAAAGCTTACTTTCCAAACTTTGCCAACCCCCGCCGTTCAATACTTCAATTCCATTGCTTTTCAGTAAAGAAGCTGCCTGAGCACTGCGCATTCCTGAACGACAACAAACAATTACCGGTTTGTTCCAATTTTTGATTTCGGTTATTTTTCTCGAAACCGTATCCAAAGGAATATTCTTCGAATCTTTAATATGTCCGCTTTGAAATTCTCCGATGGTTCTCACGTCAATGATGACGGCATTTCTGGATACAAATTCTTTAATATCCTTGCCCTTATTTCCCAATCCTAAAAAACTGAATAATCCCATGATGTTATTTTTGGCCAAAGGTAAAGATACCCACAGACAATTGGCATGACAAAAGTCACGAATTCAAAAATTACTGTATATTTGAAATCCTATGAAGATTACCGATAGAAAAACCGAAATCATTACCGTGGCTGCCCAACTTTTCAAAGAGAAAGGCTATAGCGCCGTAACCATGCGCGATATTGCCCAAGCCATGGATATCAAAGCCGCGAGCTTATACAATCACATCAAATCCAAACAGGAAATTCTGGTCTTAATCATTATCGAAATTGCCGAAGAATTTACCACAACAATGAACGATGTGGTGCGTTCCGAAGAATCCACCATCCAAAAAATAGAAAGAATCATTCAGTTGCATATTGACATTACCTTGCGGGATGCCAACGCCTTGGCTTGCCTGAACAACGATTGGATGCATTTGTCTGATGCCGAATTGGCGTACTTCATCAAAATGCGAGAAGATTACGAAGAAAAATTTCAAACCATTATCAAAAAAGGAATTGCCGACGGCGAAATCAAAAACCTCAATTTGGAGGTGATTATTTTTTCCACACTTTCCACTTTACGTACGCTGTATCTGTGGTATGGCAAGAAAAAAAGCCCCGACCCGGCTGTGCTGAAATCCAATATGATTCAGGTACTGTTGTACGGAATTGTAACGGGTTAAATTATTGATAATCAATCGGTGTTAAATTTTCAAACGTTGTAGTACCATTTTAATAAATAATACTTAAATTTGCCTAGTAAACTAACAGTTGTTAGTTTTATTTTAAATAAGATTTATGGCAAAATTTCATAGCATCAAAGTCGCTGATATTTATAAAGAAACCAAAGACTGTTCGGTAATTACTTTCGATATTCCAAAGGAATTGCAAGCCGAATTTCAATACAAACAAGGCCAACATTTAACGATGAGAGCCACCATTGACGGTAACGAAGTCAGAAGAAATTATTCGTTATGCTCGTGTTCAATGGACAATAAATGGCAAGTAGCGGTAAAAAAAATCAACGGAGGGTTATTCTCCACTTTTGTTAATGACACTTTGAAAAAAGGGGATTCGTTAGATATAATTCCGCCTCACGGAACCTTCTTTACCGAAACCTCAAGTCAGGCCAAAAACTATATCGCCTTTGCGGCCGGTAGCGGAATCACACCCA
Above is a genomic segment from Flavobacterium phycosphaerae containing:
- a CDS encoding TetR/AcrR family transcriptional regulator; translation: MKITDRKTEIITVAAQLFKEKGYSAVTMRDIAQAMDIKAASLYNHIKSKQEILVLIIIEIAEEFTTTMNDVVRSEESTIQKIERIIQLHIDITLRDANALACLNNDWMHLSDAELAYFIKMREDYEEKFQTIIKKGIADGEIKNLNLEVIIFSTLSTLRTLYLWYGKKKSPDPAVLKSNMIQVLLYGIVTG
- a CDS encoding rhodanese-like domain-containing protein, whose product is MGLFSFLGLGNKGKDIKEFVSRNAVIIDVRTIGEFQSGHIKDSKNIPLDTVSRKITEIKNWNKPVIVCCRSGMRSAQAASLLKSNGIEVLNGGGWQSLESKL